In Formosa haliotis, the sequence TGGCTTAAATCATCAACTAGAATACAACAAAAAGAACGACTCCTTAATTTGGTTTAACTTTGGGTATGTTTACTATTTAAATTAAACGTGTATAGCTTTATGCTTAAAACCCTTTCGGTCCATAAACATTAATTTTAGCTTCCATTATCAAATTGCAATATGTACCTTTATTATTGAATAATAAAGCTGTAATATGTCCCTTAAATATTGTAAACTCCTTATCGTTTGTTCACTTTTAATTCTGACTTCTTGTAACGAAAAAAAAGAAATTACGTTTTCTGAACAATCCATATCCACTCCCTCCAACGTTATTGTTGATATAAATATTCCGAAAGCAGAAGGGGATAGCGACATCGCTAAAAACATTAACACTACACTATTAAATCATGTGTCGTCTGCTATTCAATTTAATCAGGAAGAACAACTAATAAATCCATTAGAAGACAACATAAACAGCTTTAATACAGAATACACCAATTTTAAAAACCAATTTCCTGAAAGTGCCCAAGAATGGGAAGCACAAATAGACGGAGAAGTTATGTTTAAATCTCCAGACCTTATAAGCATCTCATTAACTTCTTATACAAATACTGGGGGCGCACATGGTATTCTTGTTATTAGTTTTTTAAATTTTGATGGGAAAACAGGAGCACTTATTGAAAACGAACACCTTTTTAAAGACCAAAATCAATTCAAAGAATTTGCCAAACCTTATTTCGATAATGAAATTGCCGACAAAAAGGATATGTATTTCGATTCTGAAACCTTTTCCTTACCACAAAACATAGGATATAGTGCAGATGGGCTCATTTTACTCTACAACACATACGAGGTAGCCCCTTATGCTACAGGAATTACAGAGTTTGTTATTCCGTTTAGCAAGGCTAATTCTTATTTAAAGTTTAATGGCTTTTAATAACGACATTACAACACCTAAATGAAGGCCTTCATGAAATAATGCAAACTCTAAAGCTTCCTCCACATTAAAAAGTGTATTTCCTGTCGTTCCTAGAGTATAC encodes:
- a CDS encoding DUF3298 and DUF4163 domain-containing protein; the protein is MSLKYCKLLIVCSLLILTSCNEKKEITFSEQSISTPSNVIVDINIPKAEGDSDIAKNINTTLLNHVSSAIQFNQEEQLINPLEDNINSFNTEYTNFKNQFPESAQEWEAQIDGEVMFKSPDLISISLTSYTNTGGAHGILVISFLNFDGKTGALIENEHLFKDQNQFKEFAKPYFDNEIADKKDMYFDSETFSLPQNIGYSADGLILLYNTYEVAPYATGITEFVIPFSKANSYLKFNGF